The Acidimicrobiia bacterium genome segment GGTCGAGCCCGAGGCGCCGAGCGCCAGCGCGAGCGACGACGCCGCCGACGAGGAAGGTGCCGAGTGACCTCACGCGACGCCCGCGACATCATCATCCGGCCGGTCGTGTCGGAGAAGTCGTACGCCTCGTTCGACGAGGGCATCTACACGTTCGTCGTTGCGCCCGACGCGAACAAGATCGAGATCCGGCACGCGGTCGAGACCATCTTCAACGTGCGCGTCGCCAACGTGAACACGATCAACCGCAAGGGCAAGCGCAAGCGCAATCGGCGCACCGGCAACTGGTCGTCTCGGGCCGACGAGCGGCGCGCACTCGTGACGCTCGCGGCGGGCGATTCCATCGAGATCTTCGGGAGCCGTTGATGCCGGTCCGCAAGCGCAAGCCCACGAGCCCCGGTCGCCGATTCCAGAGCGTCTCCGACTTCAAGGAGATCACGACCGATCGTCCCGAGAAATCGCTCACGCACGCGAAGCACAACACCGGCGGCCGCAACTCGTACGGACGCAAGACCGCGCGGCACCGCGGCGGCGCACACAAGCGCCTCTACCGCTTCGTCGACTTCAAGCGCGAGAAGGACGGCGTTCCCGCGCGCGTCGCGTCGATCGAGTACGACCCGAACCGCAACGCGCGCATCGCGCTGCTGCACTACCGCGACGGCGAGAAGCGCTACATCCTCGCCCCCTCGGGACTCTCGGTCGGCGACACGCTGCAGAGCGGGCGCGAAGCCGAGATCCGCGTCGGCAACGCGATGCCGCTGCGATTCATCCCCGTCGGCACGACCGTCCACAACGTCGAGCTCAAGCCGGGCGCGGGCGGCAAGATCGGCCGCGGCGCGGGTGCCTCGATCCAGCTGATCGCGAAGGAGGGCGCCTTCGCGACACTGCGGCTTCCGTCGACCGAGATGCGGCGCGTCCCGATCGACTGCCGCGGCACGATCGGATCCGTCGGCAACGCCGAGGCCGGCCTCATCTCCATCGGCAAGGCGGGCCGCAACCGGTGGAAGGGTGTGCGCCCGCAGACGCGCGGTGTCGCCATGAACCCGGTCGACCACCCGCTCGGTGGTGGCGAGGGCAAGAGTTCCGGCGGCCGGCCGCCGGTCTCGCCGTGGGGCAAGCCCGAGGGCCGCACCCGCAAGAAGGGCAAGCCGTCCGACCAGCTCATCGTCCGTCGGCGCCGCACGCGCGGCTCCCGGAGGTAATCGCTCATGCCCCGCAGTCTCAAGAAGGGCCCGTTCGTCGACACGCACCTCCGGGTGAAGGTCGAGCGCATGAACGAGGCCGGCGACCGCAAGGTCATCAAGACGTGGTCGCGCCGTTCCACGATCACGCCCGAGATGGTCGGCCACACGTTCGCGGTGCACGACGGGCGCAAGCACGTCCCCGTGTACGTGAGCGAGGCGATGGTCGGCCACAAGCTCGGCGAGTTCGCGCCCACCCGTACGTTCCGGTTCCATGCCGGACAAGAGCGATCGAGCCGGCGCTGATGGCGACGAAGGCCGCAGGCGACACCCGCGACGAGACCCGCGCCGAGGCGCGCGCGTCCGTTCGGCACCTCAACGTCTCGCCGTACAAGGTGCGACCGGTCCTCGACCTCGTGCGGGGCATGGCCGCGGAGGACGCCGAGCGCGTGCTCCAGCTGCAGCCCCGTACCGCCGCGGGTCACGTGCTGAAGGTGCTCGAGTCGGCGATCGCCAACGCGGAGCACAACAAGGAGATCCCGATCGACGAGCTGTACGTGCGGCGCTGCTTCTGCGACGAGGGCCCCACGCGCAAGTGGGGTCAGGCCCGTGCACGCGGTCGGTACTTCCGTGTGCGCAAGCGCTCGTCGCACTTGACGATCGTGCTCGCGCGCTTCAGCGACGACGAGCTGCGCGCGCGTCGCGGCCGCGAGGAGAGCGCGAGCCCCGCGAGCGCGAGCGGGCGGCTTGCGCGCCGGCGCGCCGATCGCGTGCGCGCGTCGCGCGCCGCGGCTCGGGGCGAGACACTCGAGGAACACGATCACGACGAGCACGACCACGAGCACGACGAGCACGATCACGAGGAAACCGGCGCGTCGGGCGCGACGGTCGACGAGCTGCTCGCCGACTACACGCCCGAGGCGGGCACGGCCGAGGACGAGCCCGTCGCCGAGACCGAGGCCGAGATCGAGGCAAGCACCGAGGACGCGACCGACGACGTCGAAGCCGACGCCGACGACGAGAGCGAAGAGACCGAGTAATGGGACAGAAAGTCAACCCCTACGGGTTCCGGCTCGGGATCGTCACCGACTGGAAGTCGCGCTGGATCGCCGACGGCACCCAGTACACCGACTTCCTCGTCGAGGACATCAAGATCCGCGAGTACCTGCGCAAGCAGCTCGAGCGCGCGGCGGTGAGTCGCATCGAGATCGAGCGCACGCGTGATCGCCTGCGCGTCGACGTCTACACCGCGCGCCCCGGCATCGTCATCGGTCGGCGCGGCGCGGAGGCCGAACGCCTGCGCGCCGGGCTGCTCAAGGTCACGGGCAACCCGCGCATCCACTTCAACATCCAGGAGATCAAGCAGCCCGAGCTCGACGCGATGCTCATCGCGCAGGGCGTCGCCGACCAGCTCGCGGGGCGCGTGTCGTTCCGGCGCGCGATGAAGCGCGCGCTGCAGACGACGATGAAGGCGGGCGCGCTCGGCATCAAGGTGCAGTGCGGCGGTCGCCTCGGCGGCGCGGAGATGAGCCGCAGCGAGAGCTACCGCGAAGGTCGCGTGCCGTTGCACACGCTGCGCGCCGACATCGACTACGGCCTCGCCGAGGCGCGCACGACGTTCGGGCGCATCGGCGTGAAGGTCTGGATCTACAAGGGCGAGATCCTCCCGTACAAGGCCGCGGCCGCGGAGAAGATCGCGCGCGAGGCCGCGATGGCGGTGGGCGAGACCGCCGGTCAGGCGACCGGTCGCCGGGTCGTGAGCGCGGGTGGCGGTCGCCGCCGTCCTGCGGCCGAGCCGGTGGCCGACGACGGCACCGAGACCGACGACCGCGCGGAGCCGATCGTGCAGGAGGCCGACCCCGAGCTCGAGCGGCTGCTCGCGGAAGAAGAAGAGATCGAGCGTCGGACGCGCGAGCACCACGAGCCCGGCAAGTTCCACGCGACCGACGAGTAAGAGACGCGCCATGAGTCGGAGTGACCGCTGATGTTGATGCCACGCAAGGTCCGCCACCGCAAGGTGCAGCGCGGCCGCAGGACGGGGATGGCCAAGGGAGGCACGAAGATCGCCTTCGGCGACTTCGGTATCCAGGCCCTCGAACCGGGCTGGCTGACGAACCGTCAGATCGAGGCCGCTCGTATCGCGATGACCCGTCACATCAAGCGCGGTGGGAAGGTCTGGATCACGGTCTTCCCGGACAAGCCGATCACGCAGAAGCCGGCCGAGACGCGCATGGGTTCCGGCAAGGGCAACCCCGAGTCGTGGGTCGCGGTCGTGAAGCCCGGCCGCATCCTCTTCGAGCTCTCGGGTGTGCCCGAGGAGGTCGCGCGCGAGGCGATGCGGCTCGCGATCCACAAGCTGCCGCTGAAGGCGCGCTTCATCGTGCGCGAGGAGGCCTGATGCCCAAGAAGCAGGCTTCGGAATTG includes the following:
- the rplW gene encoding 50S ribosomal protein L23 translates to MTSRDARDIIIRPVVSEKSYASFDEGIYTFVVAPDANKIEIRHAVETIFNVRVANVNTINRKGKRKRNRRTGNWSSRADERRALVTLAAGDSIEIFGSR
- the rplB gene encoding 50S ribosomal protein L2, which encodes MPVRKRKPTSPGRRFQSVSDFKEITTDRPEKSLTHAKHNTGGRNSYGRKTARHRGGAHKRLYRFVDFKREKDGVPARVASIEYDPNRNARIALLHYRDGEKRYILAPSGLSVGDTLQSGREAEIRVGNAMPLRFIPVGTTVHNVELKPGAGGKIGRGAGASIQLIAKEGAFATLRLPSTEMRRVPIDCRGTIGSVGNAEAGLISIGKAGRNRWKGVRPQTRGVAMNPVDHPLGGGEGKSSGGRPPVSPWGKPEGRTRKKGKPSDQLIVRRRRTRGSRR
- the rpsS gene encoding 30S ribosomal protein S19, producing the protein MPRSLKKGPFVDTHLRVKVERMNEAGDRKVIKTWSRRSTITPEMVGHTFAVHDGRKHVPVYVSEAMVGHKLGEFAPTRTFRFHAGQERSSRR
- the rplV gene encoding 50S ribosomal protein L22, which translates into the protein MATKAAGDTRDETRAEARASVRHLNVSPYKVRPVLDLVRGMAAEDAERVLQLQPRTAAGHVLKVLESAIANAEHNKEIPIDELYVRRCFCDEGPTRKWGQARARGRYFRVRKRSSHLTIVLARFSDDELRARRGREESASPASASGRLARRRADRVRASRAAARGETLEEHDHDEHDHEHDEHDHEETGASGATVDELLADYTPEAGTAEDEPVAETEAEIEASTEDATDDVEADADDESEETE
- the rpsC gene encoding 30S ribosomal protein S3, producing the protein MGQKVNPYGFRLGIVTDWKSRWIADGTQYTDFLVEDIKIREYLRKQLERAAVSRIEIERTRDRLRVDVYTARPGIVIGRRGAEAERLRAGLLKVTGNPRIHFNIQEIKQPELDAMLIAQGVADQLAGRVSFRRAMKRALQTTMKAGALGIKVQCGGRLGGAEMSRSESYREGRVPLHTLRADIDYGLAEARTTFGRIGVKVWIYKGEILPYKAAAAEKIAREAAMAVGETAGQATGRRVVSAGGGRRRPAAEPVADDGTETDDRAEPIVQEADPELERLLAEEEEIERRTREHHEPGKFHATDE
- the rplP gene encoding 50S ribosomal protein L16 codes for the protein MLMPRKVRHRKVQRGRRTGMAKGGTKIAFGDFGIQALEPGWLTNRQIEAARIAMTRHIKRGGKVWITVFPDKPITQKPAETRMGSGKGNPESWVAVVKPGRILFELSGVPEEVAREAMRLAIHKLPLKARFIVREEA